One genomic region from Rattus norvegicus strain BN/NHsdMcwi chromosome 10, GRCr8, whole genome shotgun sequence encodes:
- the Rfng gene encoding beta-1,3-N-acetylglucosaminyltransferase radical fringe isoform X1, with protein MSRVRRVLCRACLALAAVLAVLLLLPLPLPLPLPLPRAPAPDPGRVPTGSLTLEVSRLQPDDVFIAVKTTRKNHGPRLRLLLRTWISRAPRQTFIFTDGDDPELQLLAGSQMINTNCSAVRTRQALCCKMSVEYDKFIESGRKWFCHVDDDNYVNPKSLLHLLSTFSSNQDIYLGRPSLDHPIEATERVQGGGTSNTVKFWFATGGAGFCLSRGLALKMSPWASLGSFMSTAERVRLPDDCTVGYIVEGLLGARLLHSPLFHSHLENLQKLPSGAVLQQQVEDPGGRTDPHPPRFPSQVTLSYGGPENPHNVVNVAGSFSIRQDPTRFQSVHCLLYPDTHWCPMKNRGTLGK; from the exons ATGAGCCGTGTGCGGCGAGTGCTGTGCCGGGCCTGCCTCGCGCTGGCCGCGGTCCTGGCTGTGTTGCTGCTACTACCGCTGCCGCTACCACTACCGCTGCCGCTGCCTCGCGCTCCCGCACCAGACCCAGGTCGTGTCCCGACCGGGAGCCTGACCCTCGAGGTCTCCCGCCTGCAACCGGACGACGTCTTCATTGCAGTCAAGACCACTCGGAAGAACCACGGCCCGCGCCTGCGGCTGCTGTTGCGTACCTGGATCTCACGAGCCCCACGGCAG ACGTTCATTTTCACCGATGGAGACGACCCTGAGCTCCAGCTGCTGGCAG GCAGCCAAATGATCAACACCAATTGTTCCGCTGTGCGAACCCGCCAGGCGCTGTGCTGTAAGATGTCAGTGGAGTATGACAAGTTCATAGAGTCTGGACGGAA ATGGTTCTGCCACGTGGATGATGACAACTACGTGAACCCCAAAAGCCTGCTGCACCTgctttccaccttctcttccaaCCAGGACATCTACCTGGGGCGACCTAGTCTGGACCACCCCATCGAAGCCACAGAGAGGGTCCAGGGCGGTGGCACC TCAAACACAGTGAAATTCTGGTTTGCTACTGGTGGGGCTGGGTTCTGCCTGAGCAGGGGCCTTGCCCTCAAAATGAGCCCGTGGGCCAG CCTAGGCAGTTTCATGAGCACAGCAGAACGGGTTCGACTGCCTGACGACTGCACGGTGGGATACATTGTGGAAGGGCTCCTGGGTGCCCGTCTGCTTCATAGCCCCCTGTTCCACTCCCACCTGGAGAACTTGCAGAAGCTGCCGTCTGGTGCTGTTCTGCAGCAG CAGGTGGAGGACCCAGGAGGAAGAACTGACCCTCACCCTCCCCGGTTCCCCTCCCAGGTTACCCTGAGCTATGGGGGTCCTGAGAACCCGCACAACGTGGTGAATGTAGCTGGAAGTTTCAGCATTCGACAGGACCCTACACG GTTTCAGTCAGTGCACTGCCTTCTCTACCCAGACACCCACTGGTGTCCTATGAAGAACAGGG GTACCTTGGGAAAATGA
- the Rfng gene encoding beta-1,3-N-acetylglucosaminyltransferase radical fringe isoform X2, translated as MSRVRRVLCRACLALAAVLAVLLLLPLPLPLPLPLPRAPAPDPGRVPTGSLTLEVSRLQPDDVFIAVKTTRKNHGPRLRLLLRTWISRAPRQTFIFTDGDDPELQLLAGSQMINTNCSAVRTRQALCCKMSVEYDKFIESGRKWFCHVDDDNYVNPKSLLHLLSTFSSNQDIYLGRPSLDHPIEATERVQGGGTSNTVKFWFATGGAGFCLSRGLALKMSPWASLGSFMSTAERVRLPDDCTVGYIVEGLLGARLLHSPLFHSHLENLQKLPSGAVLQQVTLSYGGPENPHNVVNVAGSFSIRQDPTRFQSVHCLLYPDTHWCPMKNRGTLGK; from the exons ATGAGCCGTGTGCGGCGAGTGCTGTGCCGGGCCTGCCTCGCGCTGGCCGCGGTCCTGGCTGTGTTGCTGCTACTACCGCTGCCGCTACCACTACCGCTGCCGCTGCCTCGCGCTCCCGCACCAGACCCAGGTCGTGTCCCGACCGGGAGCCTGACCCTCGAGGTCTCCCGCCTGCAACCGGACGACGTCTTCATTGCAGTCAAGACCACTCGGAAGAACCACGGCCCGCGCCTGCGGCTGCTGTTGCGTACCTGGATCTCACGAGCCCCACGGCAG ACGTTCATTTTCACCGATGGAGACGACCCTGAGCTCCAGCTGCTGGCAG GCAGCCAAATGATCAACACCAATTGTTCCGCTGTGCGAACCCGCCAGGCGCTGTGCTGTAAGATGTCAGTGGAGTATGACAAGTTCATAGAGTCTGGACGGAA ATGGTTCTGCCACGTGGATGATGACAACTACGTGAACCCCAAAAGCCTGCTGCACCTgctttccaccttctcttccaaCCAGGACATCTACCTGGGGCGACCTAGTCTGGACCACCCCATCGAAGCCACAGAGAGGGTCCAGGGCGGTGGCACC TCAAACACAGTGAAATTCTGGTTTGCTACTGGTGGGGCTGGGTTCTGCCTGAGCAGGGGCCTTGCCCTCAAAATGAGCCCGTGGGCCAG CCTAGGCAGTTTCATGAGCACAGCAGAACGGGTTCGACTGCCTGACGACTGCACGGTGGGATACATTGTGGAAGGGCTCCTGGGTGCCCGTCTGCTTCATAGCCCCCTGTTCCACTCCCACCTGGAGAACTTGCAGAAGCTGCCGTCTGGTGCTGTTCTGCAGCAG GTTACCCTGAGCTATGGGGGTCCTGAGAACCCGCACAACGTGGTGAATGTAGCTGGAAGTTTCAGCATTCGACAGGACCCTACACG GTTTCAGTCAGTGCACTGCCTTCTCTACCCAGACACCCACTGGTGTCCTATGAAGAACAGGG GTACCTTGGGAAAATGA
- the Rfng gene encoding beta-1,3-N-acetylglucosaminyltransferase radical fringe isoform X3 → MSRVRRVLCRACLALAAVLAVLLLLPLPLPLPLPLPRAPAPDPGRVPTGSLTLEVSRLQPDDVFIAVKTTRKNHGPRLRLLLRTWISRAPRQTFIFTDGDDPELQLLAGSQMINTNCSAVRTRQALCCKMSVEYDKFIESGRKWFCHVDDDNYVNPKSLLHLLSTFSSNQDIYLGRPSLDHPIEATERVQGGGTSNTVKFWFATGGAGFCLSRGLALKMSPWASLGSFMSTAERVRLPDDCTVGYIVEGLLGARLLHSPLFHSHLENLQKLPSGAVLQQQVEDPGGRTDPHPPRFPSQVTLSYGGPENPHNVVNVAGSFSIRQDPTRFQSVHCLLYPDTHWCPMKNRGKEAFQ, encoded by the exons ATGAGCCGTGTGCGGCGAGTGCTGTGCCGGGCCTGCCTCGCGCTGGCCGCGGTCCTGGCTGTGTTGCTGCTACTACCGCTGCCGCTACCACTACCGCTGCCGCTGCCTCGCGCTCCCGCACCAGACCCAGGTCGTGTCCCGACCGGGAGCCTGACCCTCGAGGTCTCCCGCCTGCAACCGGACGACGTCTTCATTGCAGTCAAGACCACTCGGAAGAACCACGGCCCGCGCCTGCGGCTGCTGTTGCGTACCTGGATCTCACGAGCCCCACGGCAG ACGTTCATTTTCACCGATGGAGACGACCCTGAGCTCCAGCTGCTGGCAG GCAGCCAAATGATCAACACCAATTGTTCCGCTGTGCGAACCCGCCAGGCGCTGTGCTGTAAGATGTCAGTGGAGTATGACAAGTTCATAGAGTCTGGACGGAA ATGGTTCTGCCACGTGGATGATGACAACTACGTGAACCCCAAAAGCCTGCTGCACCTgctttccaccttctcttccaaCCAGGACATCTACCTGGGGCGACCTAGTCTGGACCACCCCATCGAAGCCACAGAGAGGGTCCAGGGCGGTGGCACC TCAAACACAGTGAAATTCTGGTTTGCTACTGGTGGGGCTGGGTTCTGCCTGAGCAGGGGCCTTGCCCTCAAAATGAGCCCGTGGGCCAG CCTAGGCAGTTTCATGAGCACAGCAGAACGGGTTCGACTGCCTGACGACTGCACGGTGGGATACATTGTGGAAGGGCTCCTGGGTGCCCGTCTGCTTCATAGCCCCCTGTTCCACTCCCACCTGGAGAACTTGCAGAAGCTGCCGTCTGGTGCTGTTCTGCAGCAG CAGGTGGAGGACCCAGGAGGAAGAACTGACCCTCACCCTCCCCGGTTCCCCTCCCAGGTTACCCTGAGCTATGGGGGTCCTGAGAACCCGCACAACGTGGTGAATGTAGCTGGAAGTTTCAGCATTCGACAGGACCCTACACG GTTTCAGTCAGTGCACTGCCTTCTCTACCCAGACACCCACTGGTGTCCTATGAAGAACAGGGGTAAGGAAGCTTTTCAGTAA
- the Rfng gene encoding beta-1,3-N-acetylglucosaminyltransferase radical fringe yields the protein MSRVRRVLCRACLALAAVLAVLLLLPLPLPLPLPLPRAPAPDPGRVPTGSLTLEVSRLQPDDVFIAVKTTRKNHGPRLRLLLRTWISRAPRQTFIFTDGDDPELQLLAGSQMINTNCSAVRTRQALCCKMSVEYDKFIESGRKWFCHVDDDNYVNPKSLLHLLSTFSSNQDIYLGRPSLDHPIEATERVQGGGTSNTVKFWFATGGAGFCLSRGLALKMSPWASLGSFMSTAERVRLPDDCTVGYIVEGLLGARLLHSPLFHSHLENLQKLPSGAVLQQVTLSYGGPENPHNVVNVAGSFSIRQDPTRFQSVHCLLYPDTHWCPMKNRGKEAFQ from the exons ATGAGCCGTGTGCGGCGAGTGCTGTGCCGGGCCTGCCTCGCGCTGGCCGCGGTCCTGGCTGTGTTGCTGCTACTACCGCTGCCGCTACCACTACCGCTGCCGCTGCCTCGCGCTCCCGCACCAGACCCAGGTCGTGTCCCGACCGGGAGCCTGACCCTCGAGGTCTCCCGCCTGCAACCGGACGACGTCTTCATTGCAGTCAAGACCACTCGGAAGAACCACGGCCCGCGCCTGCGGCTGCTGTTGCGTACCTGGATCTCACGAGCCCCACGGCAG ACGTTCATTTTCACCGATGGAGACGACCCTGAGCTCCAGCTGCTGGCAG GCAGCCAAATGATCAACACCAATTGTTCCGCTGTGCGAACCCGCCAGGCGCTGTGCTGTAAGATGTCAGTGGAGTATGACAAGTTCATAGAGTCTGGACGGAA ATGGTTCTGCCACGTGGATGATGACAACTACGTGAACCCCAAAAGCCTGCTGCACCTgctttccaccttctcttccaaCCAGGACATCTACCTGGGGCGACCTAGTCTGGACCACCCCATCGAAGCCACAGAGAGGGTCCAGGGCGGTGGCACC TCAAACACAGTGAAATTCTGGTTTGCTACTGGTGGGGCTGGGTTCTGCCTGAGCAGGGGCCTTGCCCTCAAAATGAGCCCGTGGGCCAG CCTAGGCAGTTTCATGAGCACAGCAGAACGGGTTCGACTGCCTGACGACTGCACGGTGGGATACATTGTGGAAGGGCTCCTGGGTGCCCGTCTGCTTCATAGCCCCCTGTTCCACTCCCACCTGGAGAACTTGCAGAAGCTGCCGTCTGGTGCTGTTCTGCAGCAG GTTACCCTGAGCTATGGGGGTCCTGAGAACCCGCACAACGTGGTGAATGTAGCTGGAAGTTTCAGCATTCGACAGGACCCTACACG GTTTCAGTCAGTGCACTGCCTTCTCTACCCAGACACCCACTGGTGTCCTATGAAGAACAGGGGTAAGGAAGCTTTTCAGTAA